A single Choristoneura fumiferana chromosome 9, NRCan_CFum_1, whole genome shotgun sequence DNA region contains:
- the LOC141431282 gene encoding complex III assembly factor LYRM7 produces the protein MNRLKRNVLQCFKKLHRTRLKVFEGDEKALTAGRLRINEEFKKNKDVQNEEAIKAMLAFGEDVEKELRTQVIQAKEVKPGVFEARITEDTVKIVNLPFNDSVILEKGTGTPCCKDVKK, from the exons ATGAATCGCCTCAAAAGAAAC gtattgcaatgTTTCAAAAAACTTCATCGAACAAGGCTCAAGGTTTTTGAAGGAGATGAAAAGGCATTAACTGCTGGTAGATTAAGGATAAAtgaagaatttaagaaaaataaagacgTTCAAAATGAGGAAGCTATTAAAGCT ATGCTTGCCTTTGGAGAAGATGTTGAAAAGGAATTAAGAACCCAGGTTATACAAGCGAAAGAGGTTAAACCTGGAGTGTTTG AGGCTAGGATAACAGAAGACACAGTGAAAATTGTGAATTTACCATTTAATGATAGTGTAATTTTGGAAAAAGGAACAGGAACACCTTGTTGCAAAgatgtgaaaaaataa